One Hyla sarda isolate aHylSar1 chromosome 11, aHylSar1.hap1, whole genome shotgun sequence genomic window carries:
- the INSM2 gene encoding insulinoma-associated protein 2 produces the protein MPRGFLVKRNRRPCGPYRIPCEDNGPAQSLPTPSALDTMVPYYSPMISETTAEKDKPVQTHEDPPRPSKDISPLKFNGGLEHLGHWNQIPPYSPIQPVGLDMKKTFFKRYLSSPATAESFPVAASMTSMEKLFSHHNNPFLTPESKLHANLCSRDSARAPKPPTKKPKASRKLHFTDEVTTSPVLGLKIKAEEPDAKARGPLAKRPPLGEFICQLCKEQYPDPFALAQHKCSRIVRVEYRCPECDKIFSCPANLASHRRWHKPRTLGNEGQVGKKMPILLEGKENSSVRSAPLSLVEQSPRLQHQHSVDSSQIPDQHLRPGNSSFQGREDAQTPVSQAASEEGEEEAFHCPYCHKRFRRHAYLRKHLLTHQPYGPMERGGQLTYPCTLCGVHFPSVDIRDKHRLWHAVREELLLPLEEALVAEGGQQIFPCAVCPTAFFSSPGLSLHMNKCHSSESRPDLPLPTPPLPLRPGC, from the coding sequence ATGCCAAGGGGATTTCTTGTAAAGAGGAACCGAAGACCCTGTGGACCTTACCGGATTCCTTGTGAGGACAATGGACCTGCCCAATCTCTGCCCACCCCATCAGCTCTGGACACCATGGTGCCTTATTACTCCCCCATGATCTCAGAGACTACTGCAGAGAAGGACAAACCAGTCCAAACTCATGAAGACCCCCCAAGACCCTCTAAGGACATCTCCCCATTGAAATTTAATGGGGGATTAGAGCACCTGGGGCACTGGAACCAGATCCCCCCTTACAGCCCTATACAACCTGTAGGCTTGGATATGAAAAAAACTTTCTTCAAGCGTTATCTGAGTTCTCCAGCTACAGCTGAGTCCTTCCCTGTGGCTGCTTCAATGACCTCCATGGAGAAGCTCTTCTCCCACCATAATAACCCTTTCCTGACACCAGAATCCAAGCTCCATGCCAACTTGTGTTCCAGGGATTCTGCCAGGGCACCCAAGCCTCCCACCAAGAAGCCTAAAGCCAGCAGGAAGCTCCACTTTACAGATGAGGTGACCACCTCTCCAGTGCTGGGGCTGAAGATCAAAGCTGAAGAACCTGATGCCAAAGCTCGTGGCCCCCTGGCCAAGCGCCCACCCCTTGGAGAGTTTATCTGCCAGCTGTGCAAAGAGCAGTACCCTGATCCTTTTGCATTGGCACAGCACAAGTGCTCCAGGATTGTCAGAGTTGAGTACAGATGCCCAGAGTGTGACAAGATCTTCAGCTGCCCTGCTAACCTGGCATCGCATAGACGATGGCACAAACCCAGGACTCTGGGCAACGAGGGGCAAGTGGGCAAGAAGATGCCCATCCTGCTGGAGGGGAAGGAGAACAGCAGTGTCCGCAGTGCTCCACTGAGCCTGGTAGAGCAGAGTCCTCGCCTTCAGCACCAGCATAGTGTGGACAGCTCCCAAATCCCAGATCAGCACCTGAGACCAGGGAACAGCTCCTTCCAGGGCAGAGAGGATGCCCAGACCCCTGTCTCCCAGGCTGCATctgaagaaggtgaggaggaggcATTTCACTGCCCATACTGCCACAAGAGGTTCAGAAGACATGCCTACCTGCGCAAACACCTGCTCACCCACCAGCCCTATGGACCTATGGAGAGAGGTGGGCAGCTGACCTACCCCTGCACCCTCTGTGGGGTCCACTTCCCATCAGTAGACATCAGAGACAAGCACAGGCTGTGGCATGCAGTTAGAGAAGAACTTCTGCTGCCACTTGAAGAAGCTCTGGTGGCTGAAGGTGGGCAgcaaatcttcccctgtgcagtCTGCCCCACTGCCTTCTTCAGCTCCCCTGGTCTCAGCTTACACATGAACAAATGCCATTCCTCAGAAAGCAGACCAGACCTACCCCTGCCAACACCACCGCTGCCCCTGAGACCTGGCTGCTGA